TTAgttctattttaaattcaattattaaagaGTTTGAATAGCTGTCGTCCGTTTAAAGCAGTTTAAGCCATATAGCTATACTCGTCTCCAGAATTGGCCGTACGCTCTATATATTGTTTATCAATTAATGATTCCACGCATTTTTTTATCATCGCAATGTTTGGTGTAAAACTAACTTTCGATAATGATAAAACctgcaaaacagaaaaatgtaaaaccaaaaaatatattaggtTTTGATGTATTCACAAACCTCCTGTATCAGTGCATTATGCTTTAACACTTTGCGGGCTTTCATAATTCGCACGATGGCAGCTTGTAAGAAAAGTTTTCGATCCTCGTCCACAGAATTTATTGTATGTTCCACCTAAAAAATAATAGACATATGTTAATTTAAAGTCATTGCCCAATTAATGAAACATAAATTTACCTCTTGAGGAGTTTCCTTTTGTAGCGACGAACTTATCTTAAATTTTGTTCGTTTATTTGTGTAATCAAAGTTCAACTCGATCCGCGTGTCACCTGAGAGATTCTCTGAGCTGGCGTTCAGCAGTTTAGACTCGATCATTGGCTGCATATGTTTCTGATATGTTTCATCATTCAGCTGCAGTGTGTTCTGTATCTCACGACAACTTAAAGCGTCACAGGTCTCAAATAGCAATATTATTGCCATTTGGTACGTTTGCATTGTCACAATATACGATTTTTTCACATGACTTAGCTTTAATTCGCCATGACACATGTGATGCAGCCAAGTTAGTTTACGACCGCTAAATAAGTTGTGATAATAATCTTCAAACTGGGGAATATGAAATTGTTAAGGTAAATACATACaagtaaaaatgtattattaacacaccattttaattgatttttcaaaTTCCTGTGGCACAGCAAATGGAATGACTTGTGTTGAGCCCAAGGGCCAAGCGCCAGCTTGAAGCACTTTAATAGACAAGTTAATTCCTTTTAAAAGAAAAGATCgttaataaacaacaatttcaatagaTGTATGGACTTACCGAGATCTATATCCTTATCCTTTAAATGATTGTTGAACTTGTTGTTCAGATCTGTAGAGACTGAAATATCAGTAAACATGCGGTGTAGCTTATTTGTGAACTCATAACCACAAGCTTGCTGCAAATATAGCCATAATCAATATTAATGCTTATTAGCAAAATTCGAAAGGTATATAAGCGTTTCCAGAAATAATGCCAAAATTAGGAATTTATGTGTGCATATTTCCACTTATTTCAAAATCCAcaagaaaatttaatactGATGTAAATTCAATGCATCATTTGCTAGGAATTATGGTTTTCATTTTCCTCATTCATGTTAAAAGTAATTCAATATTCTGTATAAGGTACAAATCACAGTAAAACacttgtacatttttttttagtaaattaaaataattgtatcaaaaataattcGCAAACTCctgaaattttcaatttggtgTAAATGCATTATTTCTTTGCTTGTCATAATGAATCAAAACCGTCAAATcttaatttacaataatagttgtgcttaaataatttaaaattgtaatttctttaatttatggcATACAAGTATTCCCATATCATTTACCTTTAATCGATTAATCATCCCCTCCTCAGCATCCATGCTTTGACTTTGTTCATGTATAAGTCGCTTGGCCAACAATCTGCTGTAAAACTTTTGATAGACATCCTTATCCTCAATGTATTTGAATATAGTAATATTATTCGTGAGTTTCTGATCGATTTCAGCTTCGCAggttttcgattttttcaACAGAGTATCACAGTATTTTGCCACATACTCAGCACTACGACACGGTTGTCGTTCGGTGGGACGACGATTGATGACGCTGGCACAAGCTTTATCTAACGCGCTCAGGAATAGCGAGTCATTCTCAAAAACATCAGCTATTAACTCCTGGTACTTATGATGCACCTTTAGCATATTCTCAACAAAGGCAATATGTATGTTCTCGCCCTTCAAAGCATAGACTGTTTCTAAACCCTCGTTCTTGATGTGCTCCAGAAACGTTTGTATTAGTTCAGACTTCAAATTATCAGGTATGGGTTTCagaataatatacatattacgCAGATCCTGGCGCCGTTCCTCGGACACCATATCACGACACTCCGAATAGATAAAGCCAAGTCGATCGTTGATAAACTTTTCCTCGCACTGCTTGCGTAGTTTAGGTAACGAGCTTACGTGCAAAAACTTTTGGGCCCGTCTACTTTCATAGTCGagtattttaataacttcttgCATGTATTGCGATACACTGCATCTTTGCAGTAGCTTGTTTGCTTCGTTCGTGTAGTAGGCACCGCTAGCCTCCAGCATGGGGGCCTCGAACAGATCTTGGTATAGTTTCAATGACCCGGTCTTTTTATAGTCTTGCACCTCAACAAAACTATGAATGACTCCATTAATGATTTGAACGCGATGGGAGTCAAGGGTACCATTGCTGGCCCGATCAGCTGCTATTCCTTCGAGTATGTGACGCACAAGCTCCTGGGCCAAATACTCAACCATATATAATCGCCAAATGTCTAAACCAAGTTCTCCAATTTCCATTTGCTCTGCTGCATCACTGGTCAGATTACCATAGAATGATTCAGTATCGGtaatcttttgctttttgatgTGTTGCTGGTTTAAGTAACTGCATAAGAAGCAAGAATTTTCTGtgaaaagtaattaattaattaaattctctACTTACATGTATAACTGATGTAAATACTTGATGCCCTGGCTATATTCCATCCAAGTAGTGTAATAGCGTTGTAGCAGGTCCGGTTTGCTACTGGTATTATTGGCATTGTCTGAATCATGTTCGGCCAATACTTTCTTGGCCAACATATCCTGAACATGAGACTCTAAGAAGTGTTTCGTCTCACCGTAGAGTCGATCCGCCATCGGTTCTGGCTGTGCCACGCATAGAGTATAAACGTCACTGAACGCACAAGTGTGTATAAACAATGGCGTGTGTACGTGTaataagtaattatttttaatatatacatatgaacaATCTCATTTTTGGCAAATCATGCAGAATAGTGGGGCAAACTCAATTTGTTCCACGCGTATGTAAAAATCAATCACTTTTTGgttaaaaagtaataattgATCATTGCATTTAATGTTTCTCGTAAGTTAAATTCTGATTAATTTTGAAGGAGTTTCGTTACAATTCATTCTTAAAATAACGGAAGGCACTTACCTAAAGCTCGTGTTCCACACGGCTCGTTCAACTTTGCTTAATGTTATCACTGACTCGGCAATGCACCGCAAGCGGGGCCAAACATCAACAAATTCCACTATTTTTGGTTTAAGTGACATATTTGCTGGTAATGTGGTGTGGTGTGAGGGTGTTGGATGGACGTGTTTATGTGTGCTGTTTGGATTGTCGGGCAAGTGGATAGGTCAACATTATAAATAACTAGTAATAGAGttgtatacaaattatatcagtaagcaaaattatgaaaatataggTCACCATAAACAGCAATTTTTCaaagtaattattaatataatatatcaaaagttgcGTAGTTCCTCGTACGATGCTTTACAGCATAATCAGCAGTGTCCCTGGCCAAATGACAAACGTCTTCAAGATTGACCCGCCGCCATAATGGCCTCTAAAACTGTAGATAACTGAAATGCAACGAAGGGAATAAAACTTACGCgctgtttttattatactattaactaattaattatgcgtaaaatttagtttttccACTCTTTTACTATCCAAAATGAAATCCTATGTTACGCGACAGAGTTGCCAGTGCATTTCAAGATAACTTTGCTTCAGCGTGACCTCAACTTGAATtggcaaatatactaaaaaaaaaaaaaaaaataccaaaactaTGCATCGAATTATGTTCTATTATCACAccagaaaaaaattgttcgttttcggtttttttttacatatttaaaatatcacaTTGCCCGATATAAAAActcatacaaaaaaacaaatgtgaaaatatcGGTATATCTTTTAAGTCGATATCTTATCGAGGtgaaatcgaaaaaatactcaccacaacaaataataatactaataatgcGTGCAAAGCTATGCAAATTGAACtactaatttttataaataacattacTTCAATTGttcgacaattttcatttactgGTAAAGGTTTGCTTACATTTTGGGCACTAATTTCGCCCTAGAGCAACCACACTAAATATTTACCGTTGCCCCTTTTTTTCCTGCGGAAAAACtatgaaatgtgaaaaacCTAGTAGCTGTGTTAACATACatagcatacatacatatgtacatacatacatatataaatcagATGTATCGTAtgtgaaataacaaaaaataaacctaattttttcaaatgaaaaatgtgatAATAATTATACCCTTTCCATGGCCACACCattttttctcatttaatCAAGTCTGTTTACACAGCAACAAGTGACCGCTCTGAATTAAAACAGCTGTTCAGAATGTGTACAAACTTTAACATCtaaattacatacatatatcagaGAGTAATTAAAGaatcaaaaaatgtaaatgataCATAGAAAAATATGTAGTAATTTTCATAGCCTTGCATGGGTGTTTATCAAATTGTGGGGTAGTGAGCTTTGTTTGAGGTGGGCCTTGAACATTcgtgtaaaaaaatatacatatttataaataaagtatttgtaaaaaacatgtttttttCTGATGGGATTTAATTTGGCCTAATgtagcaaaacaaaaccataACCATAAACCATATCATGCAGCTATGCAAATTTCActaatgatttttattattcaatcttaaatttttttgatGATTTTGATGACTTACTTTAGTATTATTTGCTGCTCTATAGAGCCTTCGTCGGCATCATTCCATAAGTGGCTGTGTGTAAGAGAGGGACGGCTAATAGAGAAGCATCATTGATGATTGATCATGCGGCAATGAGTAAAAAAGTGGCAGTATTTTGGCTAATATGTTGGTATACTTATCGAACAAAGAGTGAAATCGAAATCAGCTGATTATtccatttacaaatttaagcTTTGGAGTtcttagaaaaaaaaaaaaaaaaattgaacaaataaaaaagaaatagacaGAATAATAAGAAAATCGCCAAGGCGATCAATTCGACATCTTTGTATGATCATTGTAGAGCGAGTTGCTTAGTAAGATGGAAAAAGGAAATAGGTAGAGgcaattgataaataaaaagtatataaacatatatttataatttttgtttgatttgtatCTATACAATTTGATATTCATCTTCTTACTGCATGAGTTCATTACCTTTCCCTCCTAAACAGCTGTTGAATAATGCAGTTTTGGGTCAAACACGTCATAAAATCGCATGATTGAAGAATTTGTTTTGGAAGAAGTGCCATATCAAAGCTagtgcatttaaaaattttgacactttaaattgaattcatttttataacgTTCGGTACGttgcagtatttttaaatgcagcatatcgagcaaaaaaataacaatattaaaatgtcaGGTATTAGCTTGCATAACACACTTGTCACTTGTTAGTTAAAGTACACGTAATCCTGGCAGTTTTACATGAGGTGGTGGAAGTTTGGTACCGAAGTTTGGAGTTTCAGGGATATCAGAGCtttaaacaaagaaataagaaagtattttaatagGCTTTTAGAATAAAATCGGGGCGATCAAACAGACCAATTCGTTctgaaaatttattgtttcattaaaatatacgaaatatatttattcattgcaTTCAGTTCCCATTCCCAGTTATTgcatttgattattttctCTTGTTTATTTCAGTGTTCGTCCATATTCTTCTTCCTTCTTGATCCTACTTGCATTTTCACGCACAAACTTTCAAGCAAATGTGGTGTGGTATTAGGCAGAATATAGAAAACGAAATGTAAATGGTgtgatatatgtacatatgtatccTGTTTTAACTTTGTTTGGTAAAAACGCTCTTCCCATTATTTCTCGATTCTGAaaataagatatttattaTGGTTGAGAATCGCGCCTTTATAAgaacatattatttttatttaccgTGAATTAATTCTTCGCGTAAATATAcattaatgattttatttgttttcacatTTTAGTGTGCGATTTTTTCTCGATTTTTACTACACACAACTATAGTTCTTATATTCATATTCCAgcaaaaaaactacaaatttgtCTCACATCTTAAACTTTAGGATaccatgtttttttttttactttttgtatttggcTTACTTGAATAATTTAGTGAATATGGCTCATTTTTATTCGTTGGGCTTTGGTAGAAATCTAACATACAGTCACGGTTAccattccaaaaaaattttgtgtaccaaaattttgaaaaaatgcaccaattttagcaaaaatgtacctcaaatttttttaatttttctatttttattttcggtattttttaatactatattttgttaaCCTTTCAAAAAACTTTCGCTCTGCAGCACCAGAGCTGTGTAGCAACGAAAGCAAGttgtttatgaaatttattaagctCCTGAACAGCGGTTCGTCAACACCGTTTTTTTTACCTTCAATGTCTGTCCAAAATTTACGAAtatctttttctttatatCATCAGGATCagcattatataaattttcaaaggTTTTCACTATGGAAAGTTCTTCTTCGCTTAGAAATTTGGCTGAATCACAAATTGTGATtcacaatatatacataactgTTTACATTGgcgcatatatattttctcaattgaTGTCTGGTGGAACAGAGCCATTTGTAagaaaaatatgtgtgtacataaaattttatgaaaaatttaagtACTAGACTaggcatattgaaaatgtaccaATATGAAAAAAAGTGATCCAATGTACCAACGCATAAAAAATTTACTagttttggtacatttgtacCAAAAGTGGTAACCGTACATACAGTGTCGATTGGAACCAGATTACACAATTATAACAACGTTACTTACGCGTTGCTTATTGTAGgaccattttaaataatttgtttatgagtactctttactttttgtaaaatctaaatttattaaggactctatatatatgtatactttttcCCATATTAGAGAAAATTTTAcgtcaaataataataacttaaaatataccattaaacACACGGTgacaattattttcttttgtttatttttactatttagtAAACATCTTTTAATAGGAgaccaaattaaatattaggCGTAAACGATTCTCACTTAACAATCATCGcttatactttaaaattttattttcttcgttGATTGTCAGGCTTGAAGCCATTTAAAAACGCAAGTTGAAAATTATCAAAAGTTCTACAAAATATGCTTTCAATACTTTATACAGATAATGCATGTAACTTCATACGTACATGCatatgtaatttgtttttctatcaATTCGTTGAATTTATCCAGCAAGCATGCAAATTATTCTACTTGGCTAATATACgcacacatgtacatatgtactacTTAATATGtaagaacaattttttttgtaagtaaatgtttgttttgtaaaattttcTACTTCTGTTACCTTTAATTTCTtatacatacttatgtatgtatgtatgtatgtatgtatgtgttaaATTTGATTCGTTACTTTTGGTTGTCTGCTACTGTTTTACATTCActacatatatgcatacatatgtacatatgaatgtGTAAAATAAGTGGACGGGACGGCACCAATACATTCTCATATTAATtttggatgtgtgtgtgagagaaaTACCTTAAAAAGAGAACAAATAACTTTACACGGCTTAAAActgttttcaaattaaataaaaacagaaaatttaaacaataattgaaGTTGTTCTCAAATTATTGGTTCTtcccatatacatatgtacatacatatgtacttctGAGTGTGAATTTCTGTTGTTCTTTGTTGTCGAAGCAAACTAATGTTTGTATTGTGTGCGGCAGATAAAATTGTACCCAAGTGAGCCGTGCACGCCACtgatgcacatacatacatacatacatatgtacgtagaATTATGCTATCCACAAAACTTattagatacatacatacatatgtagatattaGAAACTTGTTGTTAGAGCTTGTAGATTACATTTTATGTGGTGGGACATGTACtatattaattatgtttagTTGCgacataaaatttatttttaatttggtaagtgcttttaaattttaaagagaTTTTTCATCCCGTTATTTTTGTCAAGGTgtgtttattgattttttgtccgtattataaatacattttacattattatttaacattatatttttgcttatatattgaaataataaaacactGTTTAAACCAATTGTAACAATAATTGTAATACTTAAATTCTGTTACGATTTTATTAGGTACTTAGTAAACCAACAACCAAAggactttttaaaaatacagaTTTCAGGAATTAAATGTCtttgtaaaaaaatatttcaaaatgactTTCAACACACGcagcatatgtatgtacataaataccGGT
This window of the Drosophila albomicans strain 15112-1751.03 chromosome 2L, ASM965048v2, whole genome shotgun sequence genome carries:
- the LOC117577419 gene encoding cullin-2, which translates into the protein MSLKPKIVEFVDVWPRLRCIAESVITLSKVERAVWNTSFSDVYTLCVAQPEPMADRLYGETKHFLESHVQDMLAKKVLAEHDSDNANNTSSKPDLLQRYYTTWMEYSQGIKYLHQLYIYLNQQHIKKQKITDTESFYGNLTSDAAEQMEIGELGLDIWRLYMVEYLAQELVRHILEGIAADRASNGTLDSHRVQIINGVIHSFVEVQDYKKTGSLKLYQDLFEAPMLEASGAYYTNEANKLLQRCSVSQYMQEVIKILDYESRRAQKFLHVSSLPKLRKQCEEKFINDRLGFIYSECRDMVSEERRQDLRNMYIILKPIPDNLKSELIQTFLEHIKNEGLETVYALKGENIHIAFVENMLKVHHKYQELIADVFENDSLFLSALDKACASVINRRPTERQPCRSAEYVAKYCDTLLKKSKTCEAEIDQKLTNNITIFKYIEDKDVYQKFYSRLLAKRLIHEQSQSMDAEEGMINRLKQACGYEFTNKLHRMFTDISVSTDLNNKFNNHLKDKDIDLGINLSIKVLQAGAWPLGSTQVIPFAVPQEFEKSIKMFEDYYHNLFSGRKLTWLHHMCHGELKLSHVKKSYIVTMQTYQMAIILLFETCDALSCREIQNTLQLNDETYQKHMQPMIESKLLNASSENLSGDTRIELNFDYTNKRTKFKISSSLQKETPQEVEHTINSVDEDRKLFLQAAIVRIMKARKVLKHNALIQEVLSLSKVSFTPNIAMIKKCVESLIDKQYIERTANSGDEYSYMA